The DNA segment GCCGCCAACGCTGCATGTAAGATTAATTCGCCAAGGAAAACCGGTAACCGAAGCCGCGTACCGTTTGTATCAGTTCTTCGCGGCCGTATTCCGCCAGAATTTTGCGCAGGCGGCGGATATGCACATCCACCGTGCGTTCTTCGATGTAAACGCTACGCCCCCAAACTTGGTCCAGTAGATGGGTACGGCTGTAGACTTTGTCTGGATTGGTCATAAAAAACTGCATCAGTCTGAACTCCGTCGGGCTGACTTCCAGGCTTCGACCGTCTATCGTCAGCTTGTGCTGCTCGGCATCCAGCGTCAAGTCGCCAATGCTCAATTGACCCGATTCGGAGAGTTTGCCGCTACGCCGCATTACGGCCTTAATCCGGGCAATCAATTCCCGGGGCGAAAAGGGTTTGGTGATGTAGTCGTCGGCACCGATCTCCAGGCCGCGGATCTTATCCTCTTCCTCGCCGCGCGCCGTCAGCAAAATGATTGGCAGATCCTTATAGCCAGGTTCGCTTTTCAGGCGTCTGGCCATTTCAACGCCGCTGATTCCGGGCAACATCCAATCCAGCACAATCAAATCCACCATATTATCCGCCAGACTTTCCCGCGCCTGCTCCGCACTGGCTACCGCCAACACTTTAAACGACGCTTGCTCCAAC comes from the Methylomonas sp. EFPC3 genome and includes:
- the phoB gene encoding phosphate regulon transcriptional regulator PhoB; amino-acid sequence: MSNLNVLVVEDEDAIREMLVMVLEQASFKVLAVASAEQARESLADNMVDLIVLDWMLPGISGVEMARRLKSEPGYKDLPIILLTARGEEEDKIRGLEIGADDYITKPFSPRELIARIKAVMRRSGKLSESGQLSIGDLTLDAEQHKLTIDGRSLEVSPTEFRLMQFFMTNPDKVYSRTHLLDQVWGRSVYIEERTVDVHIRRLRKILAEYGREELIQTVRGFGYRFSLAN